Proteins encoded in a region of the Synechococcus sp. BIOS-U3-1 genome:
- the yidD gene encoding membrane protein insertion efficiency factor YidD has product MREPRILSVGFLAGVGEGFSKAMAELMIAAIGFYRSWFSPLFGPRCRFIPSCSAYGLEAIQRHGPWRGGWLTVRRICRCHPFTPCGCDPVPD; this is encoded by the coding sequence ATGCGCGAACCACGCATCCTATCTGTCGGCTTCCTGGCGGGTGTCGGAGAGGGTTTCAGCAAGGCCATGGCCGAGCTGATGATCGCGGCGATCGGTTTTTATCGCAGCTGGTTTTCGCCCTTATTTGGCCCCCGTTGTCGCTTCATTCCCAGCTGCAGTGCCTATGGACTGGAAGCGATTCAGCGCCACGGTCCCTGGCGTGGTGGCTGGCTCACAGTGCGCCGGATTTGTCGCTGTCATCCCTTTACCCCCTGTGGCTGTGATCCAGTCCCCGATTGA
- a CDS encoding PLP-dependent transferase: MSSRDLLRDPCWQGSDLGHPLPDATHAVSVALPRWSDVIAYEEQDPACREALRAVYPRFGQHPLVEKLAKLSLQASDVGSSNGASSWPYPSLAAAEAALAHCRRTRPPGETQLSAIHGLTCLIADAASTPAAKAFWQHTGLGASSRLAAIALGQERTASGSAAENARSNVTQRLKRIYCCEGDAISLHPSGMSALHRALQLISAIRPNRPVLQIGFPYVDVLKLPQVVFNGAELLLDDSAASVSAALERLKPSVVVIELPSNPLLRCIDLSTIARLAHEKGIPVIADDTIGSGVNIDALPHADLVFSSLTKSFAGRGDVLAGSLVLSHHSTWRDQLAASARSLQPLAELADMDVITLDQGSEDVVERVHQLNSNTLFLAERLRKHPAVAKVFHPGQCKNFKALQRPGAGHGCLLSFELKGGTRSAQKVYDALEVCKGPSLGTAFTLVCPYVLLAHYEELIWAKRCDVPSHLLRVSVGLEEQQDLWNRFLLALDKA; this comes from the coding sequence ATGAGTTCGCGTGACTTACTGCGCGATCCCTGCTGGCAAGGCAGTGATCTCGGCCACCCTCTTCCTGATGCCACCCATGCCGTGTCGGTGGCCCTGCCTCGATGGAGCGATGTCATCGCCTATGAGGAACAAGATCCTGCCTGCCGAGAAGCTTTGCGGGCGGTGTATCCGAGATTCGGCCAGCATCCGCTGGTTGAGAAGTTGGCGAAGCTGTCGCTGCAGGCCTCCGACGTTGGCAGCTCCAATGGAGCAAGCAGTTGGCCGTATCCGAGCCTCGCCGCGGCTGAAGCCGCTCTAGCCCACTGCCGGAGAACAAGGCCTCCGGGAGAAACACAGCTCAGCGCGATTCATGGCCTGACCTGCCTGATTGCTGATGCAGCCAGCACTCCTGCCGCGAAGGCGTTCTGGCAACACACTGGCCTTGGAGCGTCTTCCAGGCTGGCTGCCATTGCCCTCGGCCAGGAGCGAACTGCCAGCGGTTCGGCAGCAGAGAACGCCCGCAGCAATGTGACGCAGCGCCTGAAGCGGATCTATTGCTGCGAGGGGGATGCGATCAGCCTCCACCCCTCCGGAATGTCCGCTCTGCACAGAGCACTTCAACTGATCTCAGCCATTCGGCCCAACAGGCCCGTGCTGCAAATCGGTTTCCCCTATGTCGATGTGCTCAAGCTGCCCCAGGTGGTGTTCAACGGAGCCGAACTGCTGCTGGATGACAGTGCAGCCAGCGTGAGCGCCGCCCTCGAGCGGCTAAAACCCTCGGTAGTGGTGATTGAGCTACCCAGCAACCCCCTACTGCGCTGCATTGATCTATCAACCATCGCCAGGCTCGCCCACGAGAAGGGCATCCCCGTGATCGCCGACGACACCATCGGATCCGGAGTCAATATCGACGCGCTGCCACATGCCGATCTGGTGTTCAGCTCCCTCACCAAAAGCTTCGCCGGCCGAGGTGATGTTCTTGCAGGAAGTCTGGTGCTGAGTCACCACTCAACGTGGAGAGATCAGCTCGCTGCATCAGCTCGCTCCCTGCAGCCATTGGCGGAGCTTGCCGACATGGATGTCATCACCCTCGACCAGGGCAGTGAAGATGTGGTCGAGCGGGTGCACCAGCTCAATAGCAACACACTGTTTCTGGCTGAACGCCTACGCAAGCACCCCGCCGTAGCGAAGGTGTTCCATCCGGGTCAATGCAAGAACTTCAAGGCTCTGCAGCGGCCGGGAGCTGGCCATGGCTGTCTGCTGTCCTTTGAGCTGAAAGGTGGAACCCGGTCGGCACAAAAGGTCTACGACGCTCTCGAGGTCTGCAAGGGACCCAGTCTCGGCACCGCCTTCACACTGGTGTGCCCTTACGTGCTTCTTGCTCACTACGAAGAGCTGATATGGGCCAAGCGTTGCGATGTGCCATCCCATCTGCTGCGCGTCTCCGTAGGGCTTGAGGAGCAGCAAGATCTCTGGAATCGATTCCTGCTGGCTCTGGACAAGGCTTAA
- a CDS encoding glutaredoxin family protein, translating to MIQSPIESLELTLFSRQGCCLCEGLEQRLKDLDLSRFEPPLNLEVIDIDGPGIDPELRIRYDLEVPVLALQGKPLPRVSPRLSGEGLFNWLQRLCSTIAGSD from the coding sequence GTGATCCAGTCCCCGATTGAGTCCCTAGAGCTGACCTTGTTCAGTAGGCAGGGCTGCTGTCTTTGTGAAGGACTCGAGCAACGTCTGAAAGACCTTGATCTCAGTCGTTTTGAGCCACCGCTGAACTTAGAGGTGATTGATATTGATGGTCCTGGAATCGATCCGGAACTGAGGATTCGCTACGACCTTGAAGTGCCTGTCTTGGCGCTGCAGGGAAAGCCCTTGCCACGGGTGTCTCCTCGCTTGAGCGGCGAGGGACTGTTCAATTGGTTGCAACGGCTTTGCTCCACCATCGCCGGATCGGACTAG
- the rpsD gene encoding 30S ribosomal protein S4, with amino-acid sequence MSRYRGPRLRITRRLGDLPGLTRKAAKRSYPPGQHGQARRKRSEYAIRLEEKQKLRFNYGVSERQLVRYVKKARAQDGSTGTNLLKLLENRLDNVCFRLGFGPTVPGARQLVNHGHITVNGRVTDIASYQCKAGDVITVRERKGSKKLAEGNLEFPGLANVPPHLELDKAKLSAKVVSKCEREWVALEINELLVVEYYSRKV; translated from the coding sequence ATGTCTCGTTACCGCGGCCCTCGCCTGAGGATCACGCGGCGCTTGGGAGACCTCCCTGGTCTCACCCGGAAGGCCGCAAAGCGGTCCTATCCACCCGGTCAGCACGGCCAAGCCCGTCGCAAGCGCTCTGAATACGCGATCCGCCTTGAGGAAAAGCAAAAGCTTCGCTTCAACTACGGCGTCTCCGAACGCCAGCTCGTGCGCTACGTGAAAAAAGCACGCGCTCAGGACGGTTCCACCGGAACCAACCTGCTCAAACTTCTCGAGAATCGTCTCGATAACGTCTGCTTCCGCCTCGGTTTCGGCCCCACAGTGCCTGGCGCCCGCCAATTGGTGAATCATGGCCATATCACCGTGAACGGCCGCGTCACCGACATCGCCAGCTATCAGTGCAAGGCCGGTGATGTGATCACCGTCCGTGAGCGCAAGGGCAGCAAGAAATTGGCTGAGGGCAATCTGGAATTCCCTGGTCTCGCCAACGTGCCTCCTCACCTGGAGCTCGACAAAGCCAAGCTCAGCGCCAAGGTGGTGAGCAAGTGCGAACGCGAATGGGTCGCGCTGGAGATCAATGAGCTGCTGGTGGTGGAGTACTACTCCCGCAAGGTCTGA
- the cysK gene encoding cysteine synthase A translates to MSRVYADNSQAIGNTPLVRLNNVTKGCKATVLAKIEGRNPAYSVKCRIGANMIWDAEKRGELTEGKVIVEPTSGNTGVALAFTAAARGYKLVLTMPESMSIERRRVMAVLGAEIVLTEAAKGMPGAIAKAKEIAASDPGKYFMPGQFENPANPEIHEKTTGPEIWNDCEGAIDVLVAGVGTGGTITGVSRYIKNAKGKAIESVAVEPSHSPVITQTMNGEDLKPGPHKIQGIGAGFIPKNLDLSVVDKVEQVTNDESVEMALRLAKEEGLLVGISCGAAAAAAIRLAKQDAYAGKTIVVVLPDLAERYLSSVMFADVPTGIIEQPVTA, encoded by the coding sequence ATGTCTCGCGTTTACGCCGATAACAGCCAGGCCATCGGTAATACCCCCCTGGTGCGTCTAAACAATGTCACCAAGGGCTGCAAAGCCACCGTTCTTGCCAAAATTGAAGGACGCAATCCCGCATACAGCGTGAAGTGCCGCATCGGCGCGAACATGATCTGGGATGCCGAAAAGCGTGGCGAACTCACCGAAGGCAAGGTGATCGTTGAGCCCACATCAGGCAATACCGGCGTTGCTCTCGCCTTCACCGCCGCCGCTCGCGGTTACAAGCTCGTGCTCACAATGCCCGAGTCGATGTCGATCGAACGTCGCCGCGTGATGGCCGTTCTCGGCGCTGAAATCGTGCTCACCGAAGCTGCCAAAGGCATGCCTGGCGCCATTGCCAAAGCCAAGGAGATCGCTGCCAGCGACCCTGGTAAATACTTCATGCCCGGGCAGTTTGAGAATCCCGCCAACCCGGAGATTCACGAAAAGACCACTGGCCCTGAGATCTGGAACGACTGCGAAGGCGCCATCGACGTTCTGGTGGCCGGCGTGGGTACCGGCGGCACCATCACTGGCGTGTCCCGTTACATCAAGAACGCCAAAGGCAAGGCGATTGAATCGGTTGCCGTGGAGCCCAGCCATAGCCCAGTGATCACTCAGACCATGAACGGTGAGGACCTGAAGCCAGGCCCTCACAAGATCCAAGGAATCGGCGCCGGCTTCATTCCCAAGAACCTCGACCTGTCCGTGGTCGACAAAGTGGAACAGGTCACCAACGACGAGTCCGTTGAGATGGCTCTTCGTTTGGCCAAGGAAGAAGGACTGCTGGTGGGCATCTCTTGCGGAGCCGCAGCGGCCGCCGCCATTCGCCTGGCCAAGCAAGACGCTTATGCCGGCAAGACCATCGTGGTTGTTCTCCCCGATCTGGCCGAGCGCTACCTCTCTTCAGTGATGTTCGCCGACGTTCCCACAGGGATCATCGAGCAACCCGTCACAGCCTGA
- a CDS encoding trans-sulfuration enzyme family protein — MQRPEPTPADATRAIHHGESFAEGTGTVMPPIYSTSTFAHGNAGGFDYTRSGNPNFRILEGVLASVEHCNHATVFGSGVSAITAIASGLSQGDLVLCEENLYGCTVRLFEQVFAKFGVRTEWVDFTSTEAVSSIAARKPAMVWIESPTNPLLKVIDLKQVCAAAAAVDVPVVVDNTFATALVQRPLQLGATLSLTSTTKYINGHSDALGGAVCTDDPAWHQKMVFAQKALGLQPSPFDCWLITRGIKTLPLRLRQQMASAAVIADHLANHIQVNWVRYPHRPDHPQHSLAIQQMSSGGAIVTIGVEASRDQAYAMCKALQWFTMAESLGGVESLICHPATMTHASVSTEVKEKLGISDGLIRLSVGCEDASDLIADLDQALCLLR; from the coding sequence TTGCAGCGTCCAGAACCAACACCAGCCGATGCCACCCGGGCGATTCACCACGGGGAGAGCTTTGCGGAGGGGACGGGCACCGTGATGCCGCCGATCTACTCCACATCGACGTTTGCTCATGGCAACGCCGGTGGTTTCGATTACACCCGTTCAGGAAACCCCAACTTCCGCATCCTGGAGGGCGTGCTCGCTTCGGTGGAGCACTGCAACCATGCCACGGTGTTTGGCTCCGGCGTCAGCGCGATCACGGCGATCGCCTCCGGCCTGAGCCAAGGAGATCTGGTGCTCTGCGAGGAGAATCTCTACGGCTGCACCGTGCGGCTCTTTGAACAAGTGTTCGCCAAATTCGGAGTCCGAACTGAGTGGGTAGATTTCACATCAACTGAGGCTGTCTCCAGCATCGCGGCTCGAAAACCCGCGATGGTCTGGATTGAGAGTCCCACCAACCCACTGCTCAAGGTGATCGACCTGAAACAGGTCTGCGCAGCCGCCGCTGCCGTCGACGTACCAGTGGTCGTGGACAACACTTTCGCCACCGCACTTGTGCAGCGGCCCTTGCAGCTAGGGGCCACCCTTTCACTCACCAGCACAACCAAATACATCAACGGGCACTCTGACGCTCTTGGCGGAGCGGTCTGCACTGATGATCCGGCTTGGCATCAAAAAATGGTGTTCGCCCAGAAAGCCCTTGGCCTGCAGCCTTCCCCCTTCGATTGCTGGCTGATCACCCGCGGCATCAAGACCCTGCCTCTGCGACTCAGACAACAGATGGCCAGTGCGGCCGTCATAGCTGATCATCTCGCCAACCATATTCAGGTGAACTGGGTGCGCTATCCGCATCGCCCGGATCACCCCCAACACTCATTGGCGATTCAGCAGATGAGCAGCGGCGGCGCCATTGTCACGATCGGAGTCGAAGCCAGCCGCGACCAGGCTTACGCCATGTGCAAGGCCTTGCAATGGTTCACCATGGCCGAAAGTCTTGGGGGCGTAGAGAGCCTGATCTGCCACCCCGCCACGATGACTCATGCTTCGGTATCAACAGAAGTGAAGGAGAAACTGGGCATCAGCGATGGTTTGATCCGTCTCTCCGTGGGCTGTGAAGACGCTTCGGACCTGATTGCTGATCTCGACCAGGCACTTTGCTTGCTCCGATGA
- the queA gene encoding tRNA preQ1(34) S-adenosylmethionine ribosyltransferase-isomerase QueA yields the protein MVDPRDLQLSSYDYRLPEERIAQAPVEPRHAARLLMAPPQARSATELMHRQVWDWQDQLRAGDLLVVNDTRVLRARLRVRRCGGGLAELLVLEPRGEGRWLCLARPGKKLKPGDQVWLEAPEQEPIPLQVVSADGASGGRVIQFPAAFIDAAAIEALLERYGEVPLPPYISRHDESDQERYQTRYASSPGAVAAPTAGLHLSDELLKAIRGRGVQLATVTLHVGLGTFRPVETEDLTDLSLHSEWVEVTPELVAAVVACRQRGGRVIAVGTTSVRALEGAAAAGGGSLQPLRGPVNLVIQPGFRFLVVQGLLTNFHLPKSSLLLLVSALIGRNRLLELYEIAIQEAYRFYSYGDAMWIAPDAVLPGVTP from the coding sequence GTGGTGGATCCAAGGGATCTTCAGCTCAGCTCCTACGACTACCGACTGCCTGAAGAGCGCATCGCGCAGGCACCTGTGGAGCCACGCCATGCAGCACGTTTGCTGATGGCGCCCCCCCAGGCCCGATCAGCGACGGAGCTTATGCATCGTCAGGTCTGGGATTGGCAGGATCAGCTTCGAGCTGGCGACTTGCTGGTGGTGAACGACACACGGGTCCTGCGGGCGCGCTTGAGGGTGCGGCGTTGCGGTGGTGGTCTTGCGGAGCTTCTGGTGTTGGAGCCCCGCGGTGAGGGCCGCTGGCTCTGTCTTGCCAGACCCGGCAAGAAATTGAAGCCCGGTGATCAGGTTTGGCTTGAAGCCCCTGAACAGGAGCCCATTCCACTGCAGGTGGTCAGCGCGGATGGCGCTAGTGGCGGCCGCGTGATCCAATTCCCTGCTGCTTTCATCGATGCTGCAGCGATCGAAGCGCTGCTTGAGCGCTATGGCGAAGTGCCGTTACCGCCCTACATCTCGCGTCACGATGAGTCGGATCAGGAGCGTTATCAGACGCGTTATGCCTCCAGCCCAGGAGCGGTTGCTGCACCAACCGCGGGCTTGCACCTCAGTGACGAGCTTTTGAAGGCGATCCGTGGCCGCGGCGTTCAACTGGCCACGGTGACGTTGCACGTGGGGTTGGGCACATTCCGGCCGGTGGAGACTGAAGATCTCACAGATCTGAGCCTGCATAGCGAATGGGTGGAGGTCACTCCTGAGCTGGTGGCTGCTGTTGTCGCATGCCGGCAGCGTGGAGGCCGTGTGATTGCCGTAGGCACCACCAGTGTGCGCGCTCTGGAGGGAGCGGCGGCAGCAGGGGGCGGCAGCCTGCAACCGCTACGGGGACCTGTGAATCTTGTGATCCAGCCCGGCTTTCGTTTTTTGGTGGTGCAGGGTCTGTTGACCAACTTTCATTTGCCCAAGAGCTCACTGTTGCTTTTGGTCAGCGCTCTGATCGGACGCAACAGGTTGCTTGAGCTTTATGAAATTGCCATTCAGGAGGCCTATCGCTTTTATTCCTACGGTGATGCCATGTGGATCGCTCCGGATGCCGTCCTGCCTGGTGTGACTCCCTGA
- a CDS encoding UDP-N-acetylmuramoyl-L-alanyl-D-glutamate--2,6-diaminopimelate ligase, with amino-acid sequence MTQTLHSLLNAVLLPVPAELANPVVTSITCDSRSVSEGCLFIGLTGERVDGGCFWPQALKAGAVAALIGEQAAQSHPPSDQDPVLVIPEPVAHWAGELAAAFWQQPSLRMQLIGVTGTNGKTTTTHLIEHLSLECSRPAALFGTLVNRWPGQSLTSTHTTAVADRLQAQLAEALNQGTQVAAMEVSSHALDQQRVAGCRFSSAVFTNLTQDHLDYHSSMEAYFEAKARLFADPFLVGEGPRAVVNVDDAWGRRLADRLGDRCWRCSLDETADLGMRDLVMTSNGVQGLLLTPRGQGRFHSPLVGRFNLMNVMQAVGSLLQQDLPLPQLLEALSQFRGVPGRMERVMPSSLSADQLPAVVVDYAHTPDGLRSALQASRPFVDGRLVCVFGCGGDRDRGKRPQMASIAAELADRVVVTSDNPRTEDPQHILEDVVAGLSSSIDYQVEVDRAIAIAQAIAQAGPGDLVLIAGKGHEDYQIVGTEKRHFDDREEAERALKQRLDG; translated from the coding sequence ATGACGCAGACGCTCCATTCGCTGCTGAACGCAGTGTTGCTTCCCGTGCCGGCGGAACTCGCCAACCCAGTGGTTACGTCGATCACCTGTGATTCCCGCAGTGTCAGCGAGGGCTGTCTCTTCATTGGTCTTACCGGTGAACGAGTGGATGGTGGCTGTTTCTGGCCGCAGGCTCTGAAGGCCGGCGCCGTAGCCGCGCTGATCGGAGAGCAAGCTGCGCAGTCGCATCCGCCTTCCGATCAGGATCCTGTTCTTGTGATCCCTGAGCCTGTGGCCCATTGGGCGGGAGAACTGGCTGCAGCTTTCTGGCAACAGCCCTCTTTGCGCATGCAGTTGATTGGTGTGACGGGCACTAATGGCAAGACCACAACAACCCATTTGATCGAACACCTCAGCCTGGAGTGCAGTCGCCCTGCAGCGCTGTTCGGAACACTGGTGAACCGTTGGCCTGGTCAAAGCCTCACGTCTACTCACACCACTGCAGTTGCTGATCGGCTGCAGGCCCAGCTCGCTGAAGCGTTGAACCAGGGCACACAGGTGGCGGCGATGGAAGTCAGTTCCCATGCTTTGGATCAGCAACGGGTCGCAGGTTGTCGTTTCTCCTCCGCTGTGTTCACCAACCTCACGCAGGACCATCTCGACTACCACTCATCAATGGAGGCCTATTTCGAAGCGAAAGCGCGCCTGTTTGCCGATCCCTTTCTGGTCGGCGAAGGCCCTCGAGCGGTAGTGAATGTTGATGATGCTTGGGGACGTCGACTGGCTGATCGCCTTGGTGATCGCTGTTGGCGCTGCAGTCTCGACGAGACGGCTGATCTCGGCATGCGTGATCTCGTGATGACATCCAATGGTGTGCAGGGACTGTTGCTCACACCTCGAGGGCAAGGACGTTTCCATTCGCCTCTGGTGGGTCGCTTCAATCTGATGAATGTGATGCAGGCCGTCGGCTCGCTGCTCCAGCAGGATCTGCCACTGCCCCAGTTGTTGGAGGCCCTATCGCAGTTCCGCGGTGTACCGGGTCGGATGGAACGGGTGATGCCTTCTTCCCTTTCTGCAGATCAGCTACCCGCCGTTGTTGTGGATTACGCCCACACCCCGGACGGCCTGCGCAGTGCGCTCCAGGCCAGTCGCCCCTTCGTGGATGGACGCCTGGTGTGTGTGTTTGGCTGCGGTGGAGACCGCGATCGGGGCAAGCGCCCTCAGATGGCCTCAATTGCTGCCGAGCTGGCTGACCGTGTTGTGGTCACATCCGATAATCCACGTACTGAGGATCCTCAGCACATTCTCGAGGATGTGGTCGCGGGTCTCTCTTCAAGCATCGACTACCAAGTTGAAGTCGACAGAGCGATCGCGATCGCTCAGGCGATTGCTCAGGCAGGACCCGGCGATCTTGTCTTGATCGCGGGTAAAGGGCATGAGGATTACCAGATTGTCGGTACAGAAAAGCGGCATTTCGATGACCGAGAAGAAGCAGAGCGAGCGCTCAAGCAACGCCTCGATGGCTAA